The window TCAGGCCTGCACTCATCTGCTTATGTCACATCCCCTCATCTTCTACCTGTTCATGGGTCACTAACACCATTTCCTTTCAACTGCTCTTCAGATCCATTTCTTTGTATTGTCCTCATTTTGTTTTCATCCATTGTAGCCATAAATTCTTATACCTCAAGAGATCACAAAAATTCTTCTGTGAAGGGAGTTTCTTTCACTGTATGTGAAAAGTAGGGTGTCAATTTATACAGTTGTTTAATGTAACATGCTGATGATGTAATCAATGTCCATAATTCTGAGACCTGTGGCACTTCAAGgttattaaatattaattaaaagTTTTAATGTCGTATTTCCTCATCTActcttaaattttattttgcatAACAAAATATTCAGCTGGAGTTGAGAAAGGCTCTCTGAATTGCTTCACAAAATGGTTTTACCTTCCTCATGTAGATCTATCCAAGTATCTTCTGAAATAAACTCTTGCATGTTTAGTCTTCTATAACTGTCCTGGTGAGGTTTCTGTAACTAGAGAAAACTAGTTTCTCATTTAAATTCCATAGAATCTTTATCCCATTCCAAGTATTTGCTGATCAAAACACCACAAGCATTTTCTCCAGTAAGAGTTTTCTGTACTACCTTTCTGTACTACCTTTCAGTTTCAAGTTCTATTGTCAGCCTTCCTTAGAATGTTTTAAAGAaagagttttgtttttttgtttttgaatgGCCTTTTTTTGCCAGATCTCTGTCCTTCAGAAGAATCTCAACTTTTAGCTCAGAGTTTCTGAAAGGTCAGTCAGCAGATCCAgcctggaaaaaaacccagtgaaAATGTTAGATTAAGAGCCAAGTAAGTGAAAGCATGATGGCTTTCACGTCCATGATGCTCACATGATAAAATCTTCAAAACCACTACTTTCAGAAGTGGGATAGGGAAGTAGAGGCATAACAAAATGTCTGACTGGCCTCCTGACTGTGAAATAGAAAAATTCTGTGCTGAATCAGGATTACTGATTTCAAGTACAAATGAAAGTCACTTGTTATGGGCTTTCAATATGGAAGAGAAATACAGTCTTAAGCAAACTACTTTTATGAATGGAAGAaactcttttcctctttttctttttctccctgatGTGGCTGCCTTTGGTCAGCTGGTGGAGCAGCAGTGACATGCTGTGGCTGATCTTATAAATCACAATTCTCTGTCCACGAGGATGTGCTCCATGGCTTTGTATATTTGGAGACATTAAGAAATAGAACCCCTTTTAAATCAATCTTACCATAAAGTAGATATAAAACATAATAAAATACACACTTTTTCAGTTGAAATACTGTATATTTAGGACAAAATCAAGTGTAATGAGCAGTGAAGTTTTTGATATTTTTATCATCAAATTATCATAAAGTGTTGTGTTAACAGTATTTTGCTTGTTTGTGTACTCAGCAAAATGGTTTTTTCTCTTCTACCCCTGTTATACCTCATTGCCTACCCCCAGGCCAGACTACATGAATTCTGCCAGGAAAAATCCAGTGATAATAGCCAGTAATGAATCAGAAAACTATGAAAGAATAAAAGAACCAATATTTGATGTTGTGAAAGAAACTGCAGGATTGAAAGATGGAAGTGGTTGTTCCTTTCTGGCACTATTTGAAGAAGAGAGCCAACCAATCCATAATAATCCTTCCACCAAGCATTTTAATCCTTTTTCTAACCAAAGCAATAATGACATTTTTTTCACTGTTCCTGATGTTCGAAATCAAATTACCAACAGAAATTATTCTTGCGACACTAGAAGGGTTTATCCTGCAATCAATGCAAAAGAAgattctgtagacagacaccttGAAGGCATTTTCACAGCTCCAGAACAGGTTTTCCTTAAAAGTAATAATGTGTCAAGTACAAGCTACAAGGAAACAAGTGCACTTCATAAAACACACCGGCAGAACTGTCATGAGGGACAGCACTACTTCATGCCCTGTGAACAGAGAGAAAGAAGAGCAAACCTTGAAAAAATTGGTGCGTGTCATATTTTAAGGACATGTATTCTGGGTTTTATTCTCCTTTTAAAGATATATGTTCTTATAACCAGAGATGTATCTGCCCCAACTGAAAACATCATGAATCTTCAGAATGCAGTCATGTAATTTTAAAACCCaccatttaaattattttaaaaacctgACAGAAACTTTTATTGTATTTATTCTATTGCAAATAGAATAAAACATTTAAATTGTATTTATTCTATTGCATTTCAAAATcaaagtttactttttttttttttacttttagagACATTAGCTTATTACCATGATCAGCAGAATATCTTAAAGGAGAATGTGCAGAATTATTCAAGAAAAAAAAGGTGAGTGTCATGGAAATTACCAATCTATTAGCCAGTGATAACTGCAGAGACTTTGCTGAATTGGAGAAATCCTGCTAAGAGCACAAGAAGGCAGAATTCTAAACAGTATTACTGAGGACTCGGGTTTTCTTAGTGAAAATAGCACCGTACAATGTGAATAAATCTATGCACAGGAAAGCCCATTATGCCTCTGTGTATCTGCCCATAATAAACAGACAGAAATACTGCTTCATGGGGCAGTTTGGAGATCCTGAAGTTAAGCTGTTGATCTGTCTTGTCTTTTAAAACACTCTGTCTCATTCCACTTGCTACAGAGCAAGTGTCTCCTCTGGGCTATGTGAGTGCTCTGTGTTTTACTAAAGACTTGTTTCTAGAGACTGATAGATAGTACCTTCCATTTTACAAAACAGCACTATCTTCTGTTATTGCTTCAATTCCCTTTTGCATTTCAACAGAAGTGAAGTTTATGAAAAACATATTCTTGGTGTTAAATCTCAGGTTCAGAGATAAGTCCAGTGATCTCAGTAGTGGGAAGCATTTAATGGTTACTGAAGACAAAGTAAAAATTGAAAAGTCACCAGTAAGGAATTTAactcagaaagaaaataaaaatactggGGAAAAATCACTTATCAGAGAACTTGTGTTTGCCTTCCTCAGTGACGACAAGTCTGTGAAGGAAACAGCCTGGAACCAGAACCATGTCTTTGTATTTGAAGAGGTAACTTTTAAAGAGATGTCTTTTTTTTGTCAAACCCACTGTTTACATGATTCATTTGAGGTGGAGAAGGATTGTCCACAACAGTTAGAAACTGAATGTAGCTTCACTGAATTAACTACCATAGAAGCTTCTTTTCCATGGTGGTTTATAGAAGGAATTCAGAAAGAACTGCTGCTAGTGACGTGGTTCAGATAGACAGGTCCACAGTGCACATTGTTTCATTCACACTTTAGCTGAGGCCTGAAAGGCACTGGGTAAGTTACCCATCAACACTTAGGGTCAGGTTCTGCAGGCAATGCCCAGACATTATATGCAGGATGCTTCAGTATTATAAAGGAGCTTTGTGCCAGCATACATATAAAAAGTGTTTCAGATGTCTTGCCTGTGGAAGCCACATATGGTACAACTCAGGAGTAAAAATACCTCTTAAAATAATTTGTGGTACAGTGCAGTGATTCCTTTAGGTAATACAGAAACTGAATGTTCCTCTCTTAACCTGAGATGCTGATCCAGCTGAAGACTCACTATTAAtaccttttattttttacttaCTTACTTACTTACTTTACTTACTATTTTTAACAGTTCACaacagcacaagagaaagggTGTAAGTTTGGACTGAGTTCATATCTTCAAGAGATGGGTTAGTACTATTTATACATTATCacttaaaaatgttttctttacatGTGGAACTGAAAAAGTTACTTTTAAAGCCAGGGAGAATGATGTTTTTAGGATGTTAACTTTGATAAGGTGTATTTCTGATTCACAGCACTGTAAAAAGACAACTAGCATTACCAGGTAACTAAGAATTAACTGTGCTTGCTTTTCCTTGAAGAGTTATTCTCTTCCACTAGACTATATGCTGTCACTCCACGTGTGGACAGAGGGAGGGGAGTAGGAGAGGCAATTCTACATCCTTCCTGCTCCCTCAGTAGCTGTAGGGTTGTGTGCTGGCTGCATTTCAGAGAAGAGGATCTCTCAAGGGCCTCCAAGAGAGAAGCATGTAACTTGTATGGCAGCCAGTGTGCACATGGAGTCTGCTGTGCTCTCATGCAGGCTCTGCTCTCCagagtccctcctcctttttgggtAGCCCAGTTCTGCTGCTGATTAACAGCACAGCTGAGGCTTTGGGGGCCCCATCCCACAACCTCTGTTAAGATGTGTTCACCtgagaagagaagagaggaaCTGGCTATTGCTGAGAACTAGATTGACCTTGCTAACATTTTGCTCTTTAAACAGTATCTTAAACCTGCATCAGAAATAGTAATGTTTAATTCTACATGCTGTACTTGAGAGCTGGATCTTTGGGGATTGTTCCTTGagtaaccttttctttcttattcaTCTAATTTTTCAAGATGTGGACTCACCACTCAGCAGCCAGTCTTACAGTTACTCTCCAAGGCAGACTGAGAGCTATTTGAGCTCTAGTCCTGACACAGTGAGTAAATCCTTGTGGGCTGGCAGGGCTTTATTTGAATCACATCTCTATGCCCAAGTGCACCTAAGGGTGGATGTAGCTGGAATCTAGTTTTATTTTGTACGAGGTAACTTCATGTGTGATGAGGACAAGAAATTATGAGCTGTAAATTTCCTAAGTAGTTTGACAGACATGTGGTCTGTTCTCTTGATAATGGCTGGCCTTGTGGAATTACATAGCATGACTGTGGGAAGATGCTCAGCAATGTTCTATGCTCTTCCTCTATGTATAGCTGCCTTACATTAAATGCCTGTAAAGCAGAATGATTTGATGCCCTGTGTTTTCAGTCATTCTTGAAGACAAAAATGCCATGGTGTGAGATTATAAATTGCATGTGAGAGTGAAGGTCTGCATTGGCCACCTTATATTCACCAAGGGCCATCCTTagagaaggaacaaaaaaaaccccacaaacaaccaAAAGCAGACAGTTCTGCCCTTTCTGTTTATTTCACTTAGCTATTAGCAAGTCATTGCTTTTGTCCTTAGTTACTGAACCATTTGAGCAGTTACAACTGTACAATTCTGTTCAAGCAGTCTGAAGAGGAAGACACAGGCAAAAAGAAGAATTATCTGAATGAACAGTCCTTGAAGGCACGTGGTGCCAACCTGTTCTCAGCCTCAGTGAGCAGAGAGGCCCCCAAGAGCTCTCACACCCAAAGTGTGGGTATGAAGCCCAGCAGCGCTTTGGCTAGAAAAGAAGCAAACAATCTTCAGGAGAAAGACTCTAATTTTTGTGCCATAGAGGACGAAAACAAAACGCACGCAGCTCTGTCTCAGGGCCCATCCCAGCACGCCCTTAGGAGGGAGCATGTCGGTAGCAGCACCAGGTGCGATGCGTGGTCGCAGACCGAGGGCTCCGTGACCGCAGGGAAGGTGGATGCGGGCACCCAGTGCGGCGCGCTGAGGGTGTGCAGCTGCGGGGGCTCGCTGCCCGCCGCCCGCAGCCCGGGCACGGTGCCCGCTGCCCGCAGCCCGGGCACGGCCCGAGAGCGGCAATGGCCGGCGCGGGAGGGGCGGCAGCCCGCGGGCAGCGGCGGCACAGGCGCCTTCTCTGCCGAGAGCGAGTACCTGAGTGTGGCCGGCAGCAGGACTCTGGAGGTGCTGGACTACATTGATAAAatgaaggagagagagaagcagTGATCACCTGTAACGGCACGTTAGGAACACAGTAGTTTTGTCCTGTTCTCAGTGTATTTCATTCAGTTggcattttctgatttttctagCATGGTTAGGCAAAAGATACTTTTCCTGTTTGTTTGCTTTAACTATCAATAATTATGGGTTTCTGTCTACCTACTGCTATCTCAAAGTATGAGTTTCTATAAATATCCAACTATTAACAAAGTATTTTACAACAACCTAGTAAATAAAAACATTGGGAATTATATTGTTTTCCCCACCATATATCTGTAGGATTCTGTAGTTTAGAATTGATTGACTATGTTTCTTTTAAGGTAATAGGAAGATGTTGTTCTACTTCAAAAAATATTTAGCGTGGCTCTGAGTTCAGAGCCATTGTCTGATTCTCACCCATTTTAACAGAAAAACTTGCCTTTGTCATGTGTTCATACTAAACACAAAAATTGGAAACAGAAAATGTACATCTGCACACATAGAATAGAATGTAATTTTAAAAGagctaatttattaatttttttaaatgctcaATTTTCTTTCCACAGCAGATCCAGTCATTCATTTTCTGGCTGTTAATCTAAAAAAGTCTGTCATGTGTTTCTGTATTCTGTCTGCAAACTGAAAATCTGAACTACTTGCATTGTCACTTCAGTATTTGTGTGAAGCTACAAATCACAGCAAATAAAAGTTTCTGATAATGTTTCTAGGTTATATTCTTGCCTTCTAAAAAGTTCCTGGTAAAGGTGTCAGGGAGACTTGCTGTTACTAACATCAACCTACAGATCCATACACCTTCACTTCTGCATAGGTATCTCTCTATCTtaactctgtgtgtgtatgtgtgtgtacatatatatacatatgcctATGTGTATATATAGAAATGCCTGTGCTGGCTTGGCCAGCTGGCTGCATGCAGGGCTCCTCTTCTTCACAAACTGGGCTTGGGCAAAAGTTATGCTGGAGACTTCCTTGAACAGGAGATTTGCCTCTATAAGATTATTATGTTGTGCTTTCCCCTTGGAGTCTGCTGTTAAAAGATTCCCTGCCCTTATTCCCAGCAGGTCAGGGGTTTTTCTATGCTTTGTAGAAGGGGTGAGTGTCACCCAGCCTGGATGAGACTCGTCACCATCCTTTGTCTCTGTTCTCATCATCCAACAAGTGACTGGTtggttttgctgctgctttttttttttttttttttgaagataaGTCTCATTTTTAAAAGAAGGTCTACATTGCTCAACAGTTTGCAGGTTTATGGCTGTGCTGTTTTTTAAAATAGCAGCTCAGAAATTTCAGTGGACTGTTCTGTTCTTGGAAGAAAATAGCACTGTCTTTTATATGTCTAAATTGCATACATAGGAAGTGGTTTGCACAGCCAGACTTCTAAACCATGTAACTATCACTTAGCCAATTCACTGCCCACTTCCTAAGGCTCGACACAAGCAGATTTTCTTTTCTAGGTTGCCCAATTTGTTGTCAAAGCAAACTCcctagtaattttttttaagctgCAATATTCATCTTCTTCACAGGAGATATAATTTATTTGAATAACAGCTATGATTTTCTAAAAGCTCAGCTGTTAGCCATGGTTTCTAAAGCATAGATTTTCACTCAGTGTGACAAAGTCAATTCAGATTGTGCCACACCAGCAGCGGCCCATGCTGGTTTGAATGCTGCTTTCCCAAAGTCCCTCACGCCTGGTACATAGCTGCCAGTCCTTGCAGTGGTGTGTGTCCAGCttcccagcctcccccacagctGATGTGTCCCCAGGGCACTTGGCCTGCCAGCCTGCAGTGCACTGTGCCACATCGTAGCTGAAAGCTCCAACACTGTGTGCTTTAGAGGGGTTTCATTACCATAGCAGATGCAAAATTGGCCAAAGAGTTCTTTGGTGTCTGGGTTAGAGAGATGCTGGTGACCCAGACAGAGATGAACTGCCATTAACTTGCAGTGGAATGGAAGTTCTGCTCCTGGTTCCTCTCTGATGGTGGCATTGTTTGCTGGCACTTTTAAACTGTGGTTAGTTTTACACTGAAGTGAGCTACCCACGTTCAGGCAGATACTCCAGATCTGCAGAGCTGGCCCCTGAGCCAACATATTCCCAGTCTGTGCCTATGAACCTAAGGGACAAAGAATGCAGGTTGGAACTTAGGTGGGAAAAGAGGGACAGTTGCACCATATGGATATATGTGTGTGGGGTTTCAAATCCTCTTTATTAAGTTATTGCTCGTATTTATCATCATTAAAAGCCTCTCAGGGGGTATCACTTATTTTCACTCCAGCCACTGATAGAGAAAATCTCACAATCTGTCCAATCCCAGCCAGCATTCAGCCTGGACTGCACTGAAATTCCACTGCTCAGTGCCAGAAACTCAGCCTCTGACTGACTGTACACAAGAGCTGCATGTATGTCTCTAATGCAATAATTCACCACTTGGGATATCAATCACTGTAGATAATCATGTTTCAAAGCCTTTGGATGAGAGTATATAAATTCAAATTACGTTCCCATTTTTACCTGTAATTGCAAAgcaatcagaagaaaaaaaactatCTTTGTAGTGGTTTGTGTGCTGGCAATGATAACAAATAAGGCTGCATGCTCTTTATAGCCACTAGAGAAGTATTTTAAAGTAGTTGCATTACTATTATTGTAATTAAGGAGACTTGTGCTTTCTCCTTAGCTCAGCACCAGTCTGCCCCTCTGTTTTGGTACTTTCTTTCCCTTGATTTTTTTGTGACTTCAGGGAagagctgagtttggtttgataGCAAGTAGTAACCTCAAACTGTGCTTTCTTCAGCTGATAATTCAGCAGCAGTAATGACTGTCATGTCACTAAATGTAATGATTGTCATGTCACTAAATGTAATGATTGTCATCTCTCTAAATGCACTCAGGCACCACCAGCTTTCTCTGAGGCAATAGCTTAGGCAGAGACACTCCTTTTTCATCCATGCCATTCTTCCTGGCAGCGTGCTGAGCCTCCAGGGAGTCCATGGAAATACACATGTATTTAACTGTTTGGGAAGCATCAATTGTAAGTAGAATTTTGTTGGGGAAAAGGACAGAAGGGTACCTGTAATTAAGCAAAAAACCAGGAGTTTATTGGTGGCAGTCAAATACTTCTAAACACAGATTGAAAGGCTGTCACTGAAAATACTACTGTAAGCTTCAGTCAGAATCAGTTTTAATATACAGCTCATAACTTAATTTCTCTCCAAAATCAGCTTTAATTACAGCAACCTGCAAGGTGAGATTTTCTGGGCAAGCACCAAGAGAAGTTTGGTCATTAATGGACCAGTTTGTTGCTGGATGTTCTGCCAAGAGCCTCCGCAAATGTAGAAATTCTTATTTCATTTTCATGAAGGATTATCATTATAGGAAATGAGAGGCTTAAGTCTTCATACAAGTAATTATTTCTCTGGTAGAAACTGTGAATTGGCTTTTCAAGGGTTTTAACAGATAGCAGATTGAGGGAGGATGAGGTTTCCTGGAAAAAACATTTAAGTCTCTGCATTCAGCGCCTACTCTGTCCTCATGAAAGTCAATCACCTTTCTGTTTCCTTCAGCCTCTTCTCCCTGACAGCCTCTGAGAGGTTACAGGTGCCAGTCCCAGTCACCCAAACCAGAgcttgcttctccagggcaggtgGTGTGGAACTCCAGCCAGGTCTCCTGACCCTCTGAGCTGAATGCTGAACGTGTCCCTGTCTCCAAGCATTCTGCAGTGACTGCACACCCTGGTGGTGCTTGCTCTGATGCCACAGCCCTCTGGGTGTGCAAGGTGAcgggagcagctcctggtgagCTCCCACACAGCACACGGCTGCAGAGGGTGCTGGTGCACCTGCTCTGTGGGAGGTGATGGGGGATCTTGGGCACAAACACAGAGGGGAGGAGAGTGAGAGAGTCAGGATAAGGCAGGAGGCTGAAAGAGGCCTGTTGAATCGTTTAACAGAGCTGAAAGAAAGCATGTCCAAATGAACCATTTATTTGTGCCCGTTTGCAGAGAGTGCTGTGATTTACtgccagtgtcacacacagcacatGGGTGCTGGTCTGACCCAGAGCTGTGGCTGATCACAGGACAGACCAATATTTCTTACTGTAGAAGATTTATTTCATTTCCTGGGCTGGAGTCATTATTGAGAAGCAGGAGATCTGTAAGGAGCATTGCTCCCCAGAGAAGCTGCACTCCatgcaaaaaaattaatttctggagAACCCCAAACCAGCAGAAGCTGGCAGGGATCTCCAAGCTTGCCCAGTGCAAGCCCCACTCACAGCAgggccagctggagcagggcacttggggccagggccagctgctatcacagacccccaggctggggctggggaatCAGCCCTGCCAGGAAGGGGCTCCAGGGAAGCTGtgcctgctcacagcagctgctgcagatggAGGCACCACTGCCTGAGCCACCTCCTCCCTGTGCTGAGAGCaaggcagggcctggggctggagcagggggagctgcaggtgtgtggggagggaggctgggtgctcctgctgccctgccctgctccgctTCCTTAGagcacagctcctgcctctcctccCCCACATTTCTGTGCAGCAATGAAGAGCAGCAGTTTCACCCCGACACCAGCTCATCCCTGAGTGCACAGCCACAGAGCtcctccagcagccctgcagccttgGGCTGCACTAACTATGGGCACTCATCACTCCCCCACCAGGggctgtgagggtccccagggtaTCCCTGTGAATCCCACCTGCCACAAGGAAGCTTCTCATACAGAGGGAATACAAAAGGTATCTCATCTGCTCCCAGGCTGGGGGTGGCACTTAGCCTTCAGCCAGCTTACAAAAACTTTGCTTGCTCTTGACTTTTATCCCATCGTTTTTAGCAGCCCGTGAGAGGagagcagtggggacagcagcTCCAGCTTAGTTCCAAAGCTGGGACATCTACCTCAGTCCCCTCAGCCAACCTGCAGGTTATGGGCACCTCAAACACCAGGGAGAGCACAGGAAAAGCCATACAGCATGAGACTGACTGACTGCAGCCCCATCTTGTGACAAACCCGTGGCAGGGCACACTGACCAGACATCCTGGACAATGAAGGAGCTCACTGGGAGCAGCCAGACAGTTTTGATGCCATCTCCCCATGAATATATTAGAACAAGTACCAATTTCATGGCAATGCTTGTTCCAAGGCATCACTTCTCAGTGGGGACCTGGCCCCCTGCTGCAGGCCACAAATGCCACTTTAGGGATGGAGAAGTCACCTGGCACTTGCAGGACAGCTCCTTGTGTGGCTTCCAACAGCCTCCCCTTTGCAGCCACAGCTATGCTGAGTGGCCCTGAGTGAAGGCCTCAGGTGGAAAATGTGCATGTGTGATTTGGTGGCAGCTGCATGGGGACACAGGGTCTCAGCAGCCTCAGCTGTGGAAATGGTTTTGAGAAGgaaaagctgcagggctgggaaggctgaAAATGCCACATGTTAAGGAGAAGGGCAGCAtgtgccagcagagcagggcttggCTCACCCTGCTCCTGaccctgctcctgtgccttgtcACCATGCACAAACTGGTGAGAACAGCTGAGAACAGAGCTGGCCATGGAAATGGGGACTAATTCTCTCTATATATGCAGTTTTGATAGATTAGGCAATTAACAGAGTGCACTGCAGCACTCAAGaagtgtaaaaaaaaatataaaaattgaagACTAAGGCTATGAATCTGagtcctggggaaaaaaacctctgGTTTTTAGAGAGATATTTAGATCTTGAATCAGCTGCATCCTCAGCCCAGTGCTGCCTTCTGAGTTTGCCCTCCTCTGCCCAGGACAGCTTGGCACTGTCCCCTGACACCACACAGTGGCGAGGCACAGACACCATGGACACTATGTCCCCACAATCACCCTTCACTAACCATCCTCCACACCTTATCCCTTCCTTCCCCCAGCCTCTGCTCAGGATTTGCTTTGTGTTTTTCCCTGCTCATGTTGCCATGGCAACCTGATCCAGTCTCAATTCCACACATCACCCTGATTATGAAGTTTAGCTAATCCAGCCCCCTCTGCCCTCAAACTGCTCATGTATCTCACACCACCACCCTGATGGGCCCCCAAACTCTCCCTGTTCCTTCAGGCATGGA of the Melospiza melodia melodia isolate bMelMel2 chromosome 4, bMelMel2.pri, whole genome shotgun sequence genome contains:
- the REDIC1 gene encoding regulator of DNA class I crossover intermediates 1, encoding MAMVFVTKREYFERKKLKSKMKLLEVSSPKSSAVSLDLLNLYVVNQISTKKENTENLRKPVHIDITEDEKKPIRRHNLELPTSPPRTQHKSNLDDLQSRLQKQVLESRRQHLSEKVKNHHKLIPQVMELGYVDSSVENEDNLARVFSACPLPSSGFQFSDCTQLSEENFNTKLMGNVWEQIYEKKLQNQPGNSFDQDTWNTNPPSQCIFRKSDTMPQELFKPFDRPDYMNSARKNPVIIASNESENYERIKEPIFDVVKETAGLKDGSGCSFLALFEEESQPIHNNPSTKHFNPFSNQSNNDIFFTVPDVRNQITNRNYSCDTRRVYPAINAKEDSVDRHLEGIFTAPEQVFLKSNNVSSTSYKETSALHKTHRQNCHEGQHYFMPCEQRERRANLEKIETLAYYHDQQNILKENVQNYSRKKSDDKSVKETAWNQNHVFVFEEFTTAQEKGCKFGLSSYLQEMDVDSPLSSQSYSYSPRQTESYLSSSPDTSEEEDTGKKKNYLNEQSLKARGANLFSASVSREAPKSSHTQSVGMKPSSALARKEANNLQEKDSNFCAIEDENKTHAALSQGPSQHALRREHVGSSTRCDAWSQTEGSVTAGKVDAGTQCGALRVCSCGGSLPAARSPGTVPAARSPGTARERQWPAREGRQPAGSGGTGAFSAESEYLSVAGSRTLEVLDYIDKMKEREKQ